Proteins from one Triticum aestivum cultivar Chinese Spring chromosome 7A, IWGSC CS RefSeq v2.1, whole genome shotgun sequence genomic window:
- the LOC123152098 gene encoding uncharacterized protein produces MCLWSRARCPRVVCFAIHSCYSAHCTHPSSIVPPSPPSSGEMLLSELPTPPRPWRPRVREAHSARPRHLPLPGSHTAALPRRRHLLLSPSATPSDDPALPPARRPSRPKRASGEGEGWMKKAVPPAPVTRGLSSPVPEEPLSPLRWTAGRQARAAWRKATSLVPRRARSVILLNLLVLIFASNISIVKEAQTMLDPDLFNIIRFTIAAIPFVPFLLKSLRDMQVVLRGVELGVWVTLAYLTQSIGLVTADAGRASFISALTVIIVPFLDGILGAEIPAYTWLGAFLSVLGVGILELSGSPPCVGDLLTLLSAFCFGIHMLRTEHISRKMKKENFLPLVGCQVVVVAVVSAVSFIVKCFLQNVVPWNLKSGTPTELFSMMSSFPWLAILYTGIIATTFCLWAEIVAMRDVSATETAIIYGLEPVWGATFAWAIHGERWGITGLIGAIFIIAGSLMVQVLGSFLDIDVSEDSYQMNS; encoded by the exons ATGTGTTTGTGGAGCCGAGCGAGGTGCCCGCGTGTGGTCTGCTTCGCCATCCACTCCTGCTACTCAGCACACTGCACACACCCCAGCTCGATCGTCCCACCGTCCCCTCCTTCCTCCGGCGAGATGCTCCTCTCGGAGCTCCCGACTCCACCCCGCCCATGGCGCCCCCGCGTTCGAGAAGCCCATTCCGCTCGCCCTCGCCACCTCCCTCTCCCCGGCTCCCACACCGCGGCCTTACCGAGAaggcgccacctcctcctgtcCCCTTCCGCGACTCCGTCCGACGACCCCGCGCTCCCTCCGGCGAGGCGACCGTCCCGCCCGAAGAGGGCGTCGGGTGAGGGCGAGGGGTGGATGAAGAAGGCGGTGCCGCCCGCGCCCGTCACGCGCGGGCTCTCCAGCCCCGTCCCCGAGGAGCCGCTGTCGCCGCTCCGGTGGACGGCCGGGCGGCAGGCGCGCGCCGCGTGGCGGAAGGCGACGTCGTTGGTGCCCAGGAGGGCCAGGAGCGTCATCCTGCTCAACCTGCTCGTCCTCATATTTG CAAGCAACATTTCTATTGTCAAAGAAGCACAGACTATGTTGGATCCTGACCTTTTCAATATCATACGCTTCACTATTGCGGCCATTCCTTTTGTGCCATTCTTGTTGAAGTCACTCAGAGACATGCAAGTTGTTCTTAGGGGCGTAGAGCTGGGGGTTTGGGTAACCTTGGCCTACCTCACTCAATCTATTGGGTTAGTTACAGCTGATGCTGGCCGTGCATCTTTCATATCCGCCCTCACA GTGATCATTGTTCCTTTCTTGGATGGTATTCTTGGAGCAGAAATACCTGCATATACATGGCTTGGAGCATTTTTATCAGTTCTCGGGGTTGGTATTCTGGAGTTAAGTGGTTCTCCACCATGT GTTGGTGATCTTCTGACCCTCCTTAGTGCCTTTTGTTTTGGAATTCACATGCTCAGAACCGAGCATATTTCCAGGAAAATGAAGAAAGAAAATTTCCTACCGCTTGTTGGATGTCAG GTGGTTGTCGTAGCTGTTGTGTCGGCAGTCTCGTTCATTGTTAAATGCTTCCTCCAGAATGTGGTACCCTGGAATTTAAAATCAGGGACACCAACAGAGTTATTCAGTATGATGTCATCGTTTCCTTGGCTAGCAATACTATACACAGGCATAATCGCAACAACCTTTTGTTTATGGGCAGAG ATCGTTGCTATGCGTGATGTATCAGCTACAGAAACTGCAATAATTTATGGTCTGGAACCAGTATGGGGTGCTACTTTCGCATGGGCAATTCATGGCGAGAGATGGGGCATTACTGGACTTATTGGAGCTATCTTCATCATAG CTGGTAGCTTGATGGTTCAGGTACTGGGGTCATTTCTTGATATTGATGTATCAGAGGACAGTTACCAGATGAACAGCTGA